In one window of Pseudomonas sp. IAC-BECa141 DNA:
- a CDS encoding TonB-dependent siderophore receptor, which yields MSSRKKASLLGLTLGLLGDPVFADEPQTLELDTISVTSDYESPTGPVKGYRATRSSSATKTDTAIRDIPQAISVVPATVLKDLGSTSVERALEFAGGVSKQNNFGGLTLYEYSVRGFTTSEFYQDGFSANRGYPSTPDAANIERIEVLKGPAASLYGRGDPGGTVNIVTKKPQPEAFTTLQTSAGSWDRYRTALDVNTPLDDQGDVLSRINLAVEDNNSFRDHVDSKRVFVAPSFSWQLNPDTSLLVESEFVRHSSTFDRGIVAPNNKWSGVSRSTFLGEPNDGNIDNHNNRLQATLEHHLNDAWKLRLASHYKEGKLWGFASESRPLNADGHSVNRRYRERDTNWHDSITQLELRGLFDLGTWQHELLIGSEYENFRKNERVTNIAGRPYAIDIYNPVYGQPKPNGARSGTDFFEHVESRALNLQDQIVFSEKLRGMIGARLEHFEQNIDDHSRNTTSRQTHDALTQRAGLLYQLTPDIGLFANASTSFKPNNGLDAAGKSFDPEEGVGYEVGIKNELFDERLSSTLAFFHIDKENVLALDPGTDTSRAMGKARSRGFDLQVTGQVTDAVRVIGAFAWIDAEVTKGDAAIPAGSRILGVAKRSGSLLGVYEFQDGRLRGSDIGAAFTYVGDRSGESGSDFELPAYHTVDLLAHYKASDNITVGLNLNNLFDEKYYERSYSNYWVNPGEPRNFTVSLTLNL from the coding sequence ATGTCGTCTCGAAAAAAGGCTTCTCTGCTCGGCCTGACCCTTGGCCTGCTTGGCGATCCCGTGTTTGCCGATGAACCGCAAACGCTTGAACTCGATACCATCAGCGTCACCTCCGATTACGAATCCCCTACCGGTCCGGTCAAAGGGTACCGCGCTACGCGCTCGTCCAGCGCCACCAAAACCGACACCGCAATCCGCGATATTCCACAGGCCATCAGCGTGGTGCCCGCCACCGTACTCAAGGATCTGGGTAGTACCAGCGTCGAACGTGCGCTGGAATTCGCCGGTGGCGTGTCGAAGCAAAACAACTTCGGCGGCCTGACGCTTTACGAATACAGTGTGCGCGGCTTCACTACTTCCGAGTTTTACCAGGACGGCTTCAGCGCCAACCGTGGCTACCCGAGCACACCCGACGCTGCCAACATCGAGCGCATCGAAGTGCTCAAAGGACCAGCCGCCAGCCTGTACGGCCGAGGCGATCCGGGTGGCACGGTAAACATCGTCACCAAAAAACCGCAGCCCGAAGCGTTTACTACCCTGCAAACCAGTGCCGGCAGTTGGGATCGTTATCGCACCGCGCTGGACGTCAACACGCCGCTGGATGATCAGGGAGATGTGCTGTCGCGGATCAACCTCGCGGTCGAGGACAACAACAGTTTTCGCGACCACGTCGACAGTAAACGTGTATTCGTCGCCCCCTCTTTCAGTTGGCAGTTGAACCCGGACACCAGCCTGCTGGTGGAGAGCGAATTCGTACGTCATAGCTCGACCTTCGACCGCGGCATTGTTGCGCCAAACAATAAATGGAGCGGCGTCTCGCGTTCGACATTCCTGGGTGAACCGAACGACGGCAACATCGACAACCACAACAACAGACTGCAAGCCACGCTTGAGCACCACCTCAACGATGCCTGGAAACTGCGCCTGGCCAGCCACTACAAGGAAGGCAAACTCTGGGGATTCGCCTCTGAAAGCCGTCCTTTGAATGCCGATGGCCACTCAGTCAACCGCCGCTATCGCGAACGCGATACCAACTGGCACGACAGCATCACCCAGTTGGAACTGCGCGGTCTGTTCGACCTTGGCACCTGGCAGCATGAACTGCTGATCGGCAGCGAGTACGAGAACTTCCGCAAGAACGAGCGCGTCACCAACATCGCCGGCAGGCCTTACGCCATCGATATCTATAACCCGGTATACGGCCAGCCCAAACCCAACGGTGCACGCTCCGGCACGGACTTCTTCGAACACGTCGAAAGCCGTGCGCTGAACCTGCAGGATCAAATCGTCTTCAGCGAAAAACTGCGTGGGATGATCGGGGCGCGATTGGAGCACTTTGAGCAAAACATCGATGACCACAGCCGCAACACCACCAGCCGCCAGACCCACGATGCGCTCACTCAACGTGCCGGCCTGCTCTATCAACTGACACCGGACATCGGCCTGTTCGCCAACGCCTCGACCTCATTCAAACCGAACAACGGCCTCGATGCGGCTGGCAAATCCTTCGATCCGGAAGAAGGTGTGGGTTACGAAGTCGGCATCAAGAACGAGCTGTTCGACGAACGGTTAAGCAGCACCCTCGCCTTCTTCCATATCGACAAGGAAAACGTCCTCGCCCTCGACCCGGGCACCGACACCAGCCGCGCCATGGGCAAGGCCCGCAGCCGGGGTTTCGATCTGCAAGTCACCGGGCAAGTCACCGACGCCGTGAGGGTGATCGGCGCCTTCGCCTGGATCGACGCTGAAGTCACCAAGGGAGATGCCGCGATCCCCGCCGGTAGCCGCATCCTCGGAGTGGCCAAACGCAGCGGCAGCCTGCTGGGTGTCTACGAGTTTCAGGACGGCCGCTTGCGCGGCTCGGATATCGGCGCGGCGTTCACCTATGTCGGTGACCGCTCGG
- the algW gene encoding Do family serine endopeptidase AlgW: MLKALRFFGWPLLAGVLIALLIIQRYPQWVGLPSLDVNLQQAPQTTSVQQGPVSYADAVTIAAPSVVNLYTTKVIAKPAHPLFEDPQFRRFFGDNSPKQKRMESSLGSGVIMSPEGYILTNNHVTSGADQIVVALKDGRETLARVIGSDPETDLAVLKIDLKNLPSITVGRSDNIRIGDVALAIGNPFGVGQTVTMGIISATGRNQLGLNNYEDFIQTDAAINPGNSGGALVDANGNLTGINTAIFSKSGGSQGIGFAIPVKLAMEVMKSIIEHGQVIRGWLGIEVQPLTQELAESFGLSGRPGIVVAGIFRDGPAQKAGLQLGDVILSIDGEPAGDGRKSMNQVARIKPTDKVTIQVMRNGKELKLTAEIGLRPPPAPVQEKEE, translated from the coding sequence ATGCTCAAGGCGCTGCGTTTTTTCGGCTGGCCGCTGTTGGCCGGCGTACTTATCGCTCTGTTGATTATTCAGCGTTACCCGCAGTGGGTCGGGCTTCCAAGCCTTGACGTCAACCTGCAACAGGCCCCGCAGACCACCAGCGTGCAGCAGGGGCCGGTGTCCTATGCCGACGCGGTGACCATCGCCGCGCCGTCAGTGGTCAACCTCTACACCACCAAAGTCATCGCCAAACCGGCGCATCCGTTGTTCGAGGATCCGCAGTTTCGCCGCTTCTTCGGTGACAATTCGCCGAAGCAGAAACGCATGGAGTCCAGCCTCGGTTCCGGCGTGATCATGAGCCCGGAAGGCTACATTCTGACCAACAACCACGTTACCAGTGGCGCCGACCAGATCGTCGTGGCGCTCAAGGACGGTCGCGAAACCCTGGCCCGGGTGATCGGCAGCGATCCGGAAACCGACCTCGCCGTCCTGAAGATCGATCTCAAAAACCTGCCGTCGATCACCGTCGGCCGTTCCGACAACATCCGCATCGGCGACGTCGCACTGGCCATCGGCAACCCGTTCGGCGTCGGCCAGACCGTGACCATGGGCATCATCAGCGCCACCGGCCGCAATCAACTGGGCCTGAACAACTACGAAGACTTCATTCAGACCGACGCCGCGATCAACCCGGGCAACTCCGGCGGCGCGCTGGTAGACGCCAACGGTAACCTCACCGGCATCAACACCGCGATCTTCTCCAAGTCCGGCGGCTCGCAAGGCATCGGCTTCGCAATCCCGGTGAAACTGGCGATGGAAGTGATGAAATCGATCATCGAGCACGGTCAGGTGATTCGCGGCTGGCTCGGCATTGAAGTGCAGCCGCTGACCCAGGAACTGGCCGAGTCGTTTGGCCTGTCCGGGCGCCCGGGAATCGTGGTGGCGGGCATTTTCCGCGACGGCCCGGCACAGAAGGCCGGCTTGCAACTGGGTGATGTGATCCTGAGCATCGACGGCGAACCGGCCGGTGATGGCCGTAAGTCGATGAACCAGGTAGCGCGAATCAAACCGACCGACAAGGTCACGATTCAGGTGATGCGCAATGGCAAGGAGTTGAAGCTGACCGCTGAAATCGGCCTGCGTCCGCCGCCAGCGCCGGTGCAAGAGAAAGAAGAGTAA
- a CDS encoding Nif3-like dinuclear metal center hexameric protein produces the protein MAVALSTLVEEADRYLGSAKIADYCPNGLQVEGRPQVMRIVSGVTASQALLDAAVEAEADLVLVHHGYFWKGENPCITGMKQRRLKTLLKHDISLLGYHLPLDLHPDVGNNVQLARQLDITVEGPLDPDNLKVVGLVGSLNEPMTPRDFARKVQEVMGREPLLVEGSAMIRRVGWCTGGGQGYIDNAIAAGVDLFLSGEASEQTFHSARENDISFIAAGHHATERYGVQALGDYLAKRFALEHIFIDCPNPI, from the coding sequence ATGGCCGTTGCCCTCAGTACCCTGGTCGAAGAAGCCGACCGTTACCTCGGCAGTGCGAAAATTGCCGATTATTGCCCCAACGGTCTGCAGGTCGAAGGCCGTCCGCAGGTGATGCGCATCGTCAGCGGCGTCACCGCCAGTCAGGCGCTGCTCGATGCTGCCGTCGAGGCCGAAGCCGATCTGGTGCTGGTGCATCACGGTTATTTCTGGAAGGGCGAGAACCCGTGCATCACCGGCATGAAACAGCGCCGTCTGAAGACGCTTCTCAAGCACGATATCAGCCTGCTCGGTTATCACCTGCCGCTGGATCTGCACCCGGACGTCGGCAACAACGTGCAGCTTGCGCGTCAGCTGGACATCACCGTCGAGGGGCCGCTGGATCCGGACAACCTGAAGGTCGTCGGTCTGGTCGGTTCGCTGAACGAGCCCATGACTCCGCGCGACTTCGCCCGCAAAGTGCAGGAAGTCATGGGCCGCGAGCCGCTGCTGGTCGAGGGCAGCGCGATGATTCGTCGGGTCGGCTGGTGCACCGGGGGCGGTCAGGGCTACATAGACAATGCCATCGCCGCCGGCGTCGATCTGTTCCTCAGCGGCGAAGCCTCCGAGCAGACATTCCACAGCGCCCGGGAAAACGACATCAGCTTCATTGCCGCCGGCCACCACGCCACCGAACGCTACGGCGTGCAGGCGCTGGGCGACTATCTGGCGAAGCGTTTTGCCCTCGAGCACATCTTCATCGACTGCCCGAACCCGATCTGA
- the cysD gene encoding sulfate adenylyltransferase subunit CysD: MVDKLTHLKQLEAESIHIIREVAAEFDNPVMLYSIGKDSAVMLHLARKAFFPGKLPFPVMHVDTRWKFQEMYKFRDKMVEELGLDLITHVNPDGVAQGINPFTHGSAKHTDIMKTEGLKQALDKHGFDAAFGGARRDEEKSRAKERVYSFRDSKHRWDPKNQRPELWNVYNGKVNKGESIRVFPLSNWTELDIWQYIYLEGIPIVPLYFAAEREVIEKNGTLIMIDDERILEHLSDEDKARIVKKKVRFRTLGCYPLTGAVESEAESLTDIIQEMLLTRTSERQGRVIDHDGAGSMEDKKRQGYF, from the coding sequence ATGGTCGACAAACTGACGCATCTGAAACAGCTGGAGGCGGAAAGCATCCACATCATCCGCGAGGTGGCCGCCGAGTTCGACAACCCGGTGATGCTGTACTCCATCGGTAAAGACTCCGCCGTGATGCTGCATCTGGCACGCAAGGCGTTCTTCCCGGGCAAACTGCCGTTTCCGGTGATGCACGTCGACACCCGCTGGAAATTCCAGGAGATGTACAAGTTCCGCGACAAGATGGTCGAAGAGCTGGGCCTGGATCTGATCACCCACGTCAACCCGGATGGCGTTGCGCAGGGCATCAACCCGTTCACCCACGGCAGCGCCAAGCACACCGACATCATGAAGACCGAGGGCCTGAAGCAGGCGCTCGACAAGCATGGTTTCGACGCAGCCTTCGGCGGTGCCCGTCGCGATGAAGAGAAGTCCCGCGCCAAGGAGCGCGTCTACTCGTTCCGTGACAGCAAGCACCGCTGGGACCCGAAGAACCAGCGTCCCGAGCTGTGGAACGTCTACAACGGCAAGGTCAACAAGGGCGAATCCATTCGTGTGTTCCCGCTGTCGAACTGGACCGAGCTGGATATCTGGCAGTACATCTACCTCGAAGGCATCCCGATCGTACCGCTGTACTTCGCGGCCGAACGTGAAGTGATCGAGAAGAACGGCACGCTGATCATGATCGACGACGAGCGCATCCTCGAGCACCTGTCCGACGAGGACAAGGCGCGCATCGTCAAAAAGAAAGTGCGTTTCCGTACCCTTGGCTGCTACCCGTTGACGGGCGCGGTGGAGTCCGAGGCCGAAAGCCTGACGGACATCATTCAGGAAATGCTCCTGACGCGAACTTCCGAGCGCCAGGGCCGGGTCATCGACCACGATGGCGCAGGCTCGATGGAAGACAAGAAACGTCAAGGCTATTTCTAA
- the cysN gene encoding sulfate adenylyltransferase subunit CysN: MSHASDLISEDILAYLGQHERKELLRFLTCGNVDDGKSTLIGRLLHDSKMIYEDHLEAITRDSKKVGTTGDDIDLALLVDGLQAEREQGITIDVAYRYFSTAKRKFIIADTPGHEQYTRNMATGASTCDLAIILVDARYGVQTQTRRHSFIASLLGIKHIVVAINKMDLKGFDQGVFESIKADYLKFAEGLKMKPTSMHFVPMSALKGDNVVNKSERSPWYTGQSLMEILETVEVAGDRNFTDLRFPVQYVNRPNLNFRGFAGTLASGIVKKGDEVVVLPSGKSSRVKSIVTFEGELEHAGPGQAVTLTMEDEIDISRGDLLVHADNVPPVTDSFEAMLVWMAEEPMLPGKKYDIKRATSYVPGSIASIVNKVDVNTLEEGPASALQLNEIGKVKIALDAPIALDGYDSNRTTGAFIVIDRLTNGTVGAGMIVAQPVTHGTATHHGKMAHVATEERAQRFGQQPATVLFSGLSGAGKSTLAYAVERKLFDMGRAVFVLDGQNLRQDLNKGLPQDRAGRTENWRRAAHVARQFNEAGLLTLAAFVAPSAEGREQAKELIGKDRLLTVYVQASPTVCAERDPQGLYAAGGDNIPGESFPYDVPLNADLVIDTQSLSLEESVKQVLELLRQRGAI, translated from the coding sequence ATGTCGCACGCATCTGATTTGATCAGCGAGGACATCCTCGCCTACCTGGGCCAGCACGAACGTAAAGAGCTGCTGCGCTTTTTGACCTGCGGTAACGTCGATGACGGCAAGAGCACCCTGATCGGGCGCCTGCTGCACGACTCGAAAATGATCTACGAAGATCACCTGGAAGCCATCACCCGCGATTCGAAGAAAGTCGGCACCACTGGTGACGACATCGACCTGGCATTGCTGGTCGACGGCCTGCAGGCCGAGCGCGAGCAGGGCATCACCATCGATGTCGCGTACCGCTATTTCTCCACCGCCAAGCGCAAATTCATCATCGCCGACACCCCCGGCCATGAGCAGTACACCCGCAACATGGCCACCGGTGCGTCCACCTGTGACCTGGCGATCATCCTGGTCGACGCCCGTTACGGCGTGCAGACCCAGACCCGTCGCCACAGCTTTATCGCCTCACTGCTGGGCATCAAGCACATCGTTGTCGCCATCAACAAGATGGACCTCAAGGGCTTCGATCAGGGCGTGTTCGAGTCGATCAAGGCCGACTACCTGAAGTTCGCCGAAGGCTTGAAGATGAAGCCTACGAGCATGCACTTCGTGCCGATGTCCGCCCTGAAGGGCGACAACGTGGTGAACAAGTCCGAGCGCTCGCCTTGGTACACCGGCCAGTCGCTGATGGAAATCCTTGAGACCGTGGAAGTGGCGGGCGACCGCAACTTCACCGATCTGCGTTTCCCGGTGCAGTACGTCAACCGTCCGAACCTGAACTTCCGCGGTTTCGCCGGCACCCTGGCCAGCGGCATCGTCAAGAAGGGCGACGAAGTCGTGGTCCTGCCGTCGGGCAAGAGCAGCCGCGTGAAATCCATCGTCACCTTCGAAGGTGAACTGGAACACGCAGGTCCCGGCCAAGCGGTAACGCTGACCATGGAAGACGAGATCGACATTTCCCGTGGCGACCTGCTGGTGCACGCCGACAACGTCCCGCCAGTGACCGACAGCTTCGAAGCGATGCTGGTGTGGATGGCTGAAGAGCCGATGCTGCCGGGCAAGAAATACGACATCAAGCGTGCTACCAGTTACGTGCCGGGCTCCATCGCCAGCATCGTCAACAAGGTCGACGTCAACACCCTCGAAGAGGGCCCGGCGAGCGCGTTGCAGCTCAACGAAATCGGCAAGGTGAAGATCGCGCTCGACGCGCCGATCGCCCTCGACGGTTACGACAGCAACCGCACCACCGGCGCGTTCATCGTTATCGACCGTTTGACCAACGGCACCGTCGGCGCCGGCATGATCGTCGCTCAGCCAGTGACCCACGGTACGGCCACGCACCACGGCAAAATGGCCCATGTAGCGACCGAAGAGCGCGCTCAGCGTTTCGGTCAGCAACCGGCTACCGTGCTGTTCAGCGGCCTGTCGGGCGCTGGCAAAAGCACCTTGGCGTATGCGGTCGAACGCAAGCTGTTCGACATGGGCCGCGCGGTGTTTGTACTCGATGGCCAGAACCTGCGTCAGGATCTGAACAAAGGTCTGCCGCAGGATCGCGCCGGGCGTACCGAGAACTGGCGTCGTGCCGCGCACGTGGCGCGTCAGTTCAACGAAGCCGGTTTGCTGACCCTGGCGGCGTTCGTTGCGCCAAGTGCCGAAGGTCGCGAGCAGGCCAAGGAACTGATCGGCAAGGATCGCTTGCTCACGGTCTACGTGCAGGCCTCGCCGACAGTGTGCGCCGAACGTGATCCGCAAGGGCTGTACGCCGCTGGTGGCGACAACATCCCGGGCGAATCCTTCCCGTACGACGTGCCGCTCAACGCCGACCTGGTGATCGACACGCAGTCGCTGAGTCTGGAAGAAAGCGTCAAGCAAGTGCTGGAGCTGTTGCGGCAGCGCGGCGCGATTTAA
- a CDS encoding acyltransferase, translated as MLAFLPATLRGVIAALLLALNTILLCSFLFLVALIKVLPFDLARRASRWLMSHTHEAWISNNKGWMNLVHRTRWHLSGLQGLDYQHSYLITSNHQSWVDILVLQYVLNRRIQPLKFFLKQELIWVPVIGLAWWTLGFPFMKRYSKAYLEKHPEKKGKDLETTRKTCAKFRDNPVGIFNFVEGTRFTEGKHAQQQSPFKYLLKPKAGGIAFVLDAMGEQLESIVNVTIHYPAGRPGFWDLLCGNVRDVVVHFEEIKIPPAFIGKNYDQDGEYRLQFQGWINQLWLDKDALLEQMHREYPPKH; from the coding sequence ATGCTGGCTTTTCTCCCTGCCACCCTGCGCGGCGTAATCGCCGCGCTGCTGCTGGCGCTGAACACGATCCTGCTTTGCTCGTTCCTGTTTCTCGTGGCACTGATCAAAGTGCTGCCGTTCGACCTCGCACGCCGCGCATCGCGCTGGCTGATGAGCCACACTCACGAAGCCTGGATCAGTAACAACAAAGGCTGGATGAACCTGGTGCACCGCACCCGCTGGCACCTCAGCGGCCTGCAAGGTCTGGACTATCAACACTCGTACCTGATCACCAGCAATCACCAGAGCTGGGTCGACATCCTGGTGCTGCAATACGTGCTCAACCGACGCATCCAGCCGCTGAAGTTTTTCCTTAAACAGGAGCTGATCTGGGTCCCGGTGATCGGTCTGGCGTGGTGGACGCTGGGCTTTCCGTTCATGAAGCGCTACTCCAAGGCGTATCTGGAAAAACACCCGGAGAAGAAAGGCAAGGACCTGGAAACCACGCGCAAGACCTGCGCGAAATTCCGCGACAACCCGGTAGGCATCTTCAACTTCGTCGAGGGCACGCGCTTCACCGAAGGCAAACATGCACAGCAGCAATCGCCGTTCAAATACTTGCTCAAACCAAAAGCCGGCGGCATTGCGTTTGTACTGGATGCGATGGGCGAACAGCTGGAATCGATCGTCAACGTGACGATTCATTATCCAGCGGGGCGTCCAGGGTTCTGGGATTTGCTCTGCGGCAATGTGCGCGATGTGGTGGTGCATTTTGAGGAAATCAAAATCCCGCCGGCCTTCATCGGCAAGAACTACGACCAGGACGGCGAGTATCGATTGCAGTTTCAGGGCTGGATCAATCAGCTGTGGCTGGACAAGGATGCGTTGCTGGAGCAGATGCACCGCGAATATCCACCCAAACACTGA
- the pta gene encoding phosphate acetyltransferase produces the protein MQTFFIAPTDFGVGLTSISLGLVRTLERAGLKVGFFKPIAQPHPGDTGPERSTELVARTHGLKPPQPLGLAHVERMLGDGQLDELLEEIITLYQQAAIGKDVLVVEGMVPTRSASYAARVNLHLAKSLDAEVILVSAPENEVLTELSGRVELQAQLFGGPKDPKVLGVILNKVKTDESMDAFAARLKEHSPLLRTGDFRLLGCIPFQPELNAPRTRDVADLMGAQVLNAGDYETRRMTKTIICARTMRNTVDLLKPGVLVVTPGDRDDIILAVSLAAINGVPLAGLLLTSDTLPDPRIMDLCRGALQAGLPVLSVSTGSYDTANLLNGLNKEIPVDDRERAEIITDFVASHLDANWLHQRCGTPREMRLSPAVFRYQLIQRAQAANKRIVLPEGSEPLTVQAAAICQERGIARCVLLAKPADVEAVARAQGIVLPPGLEILDPDLIRERYVEPMVALRKSKSLNAPMAEQQLEDTVVIGTMMLALDEVDGLVSGIINTTANTIRPALQLIKTAPGCTLVSSVFFMLFPEEVLVYGDCVMNPHPSASELAEIALQSADSAAAFGITPRVAMISYSSGESATGEEVEKVREATLLAHEQQHSLLIDGPLQYDAAANENVARQLAPNSQVAGRATVFVFPDLNTGNTTHKAVQRSADCVSLGPMLQGLRKPVNDLPRGAQVDDIVYTIALTAIQAANRPLDI, from the coding sequence ATGCAAACTTTTTTTATCGCGCCCACCGACTTTGGTGTGGGTCTGACCTCCATCAGCCTCGGGCTGGTGCGTACGCTGGAACGGGCCGGGCTGAAAGTCGGCTTCTTCAAACCGATCGCCCAGCCGCATCCGGGCGACACCGGCCCTGAGCGCTCCACCGAACTGGTGGCCCGCACCCACGGCCTGAAACCGCCACAGCCACTGGGTCTGGCCCATGTCGAGCGGATGCTCGGCGACGGTCAGCTCGACGAGCTGCTCGAAGAAATCATCACCCTCTACCAGCAGGCAGCCATCGGCAAAGACGTGCTGGTCGTCGAAGGCATGGTGCCGACCCGCAGCGCCAGCTACGCCGCGCGGGTCAACCTGCACCTGGCCAAGAGCCTGGATGCCGAGGTGATACTGGTCTCGGCCCCGGAAAACGAAGTGCTGACCGAACTGTCCGGCCGCGTCGAGTTGCAAGCGCAACTTTTCGGCGGGCCGAAGGACCCGAAAGTCCTCGGCGTGATCCTCAACAAGGTCAAGACCGACGAGAGCATGGACGCCTTCGCTGCGCGTCTGAAAGAGCATTCGCCCTTGCTGCGCACCGGTGATTTCCGTCTGCTCGGCTGCATTCCGTTCCAGCCGGAACTCAACGCCCCGCGCACCCGCGACGTCGCCGACCTGATGGGCGCCCAGGTGCTCAACGCCGGCGACTACGAAACCCGGCGCATGACCAAGACCATCATTTGCGCGCGCACCATGCGCAACACCGTGGATCTGCTAAAGCCCGGCGTGCTGGTGGTGACTCCCGGCGATCGCGACGACATCATCCTCGCCGTCAGCCTCGCCGCGATCAACGGCGTGCCGCTGGCCGGTCTGCTGCTGACCAGCGACACCCTGCCCGATCCGCGCATCATGGACCTGTGCCGTGGTGCGTTGCAGGCTGGCTTGCCGGTGCTGTCGGTGAGCACCGGCTCGTACGACACCGCGAACCTGCTCAACGGCCTGAACAAGGAAATTCCCGTCGATGACCGTGAACGCGCGGAGATCATCACCGACTTCGTCGCCAGTCACCTGGACGCCAACTGGCTGCACCAGCGCTGCGGTACACCGCGGGAAATGCGCCTGTCGCCGGCGGTGTTCCGCTATCAATTGATTCAACGCGCGCAGGCTGCCAACAAGCGCATTGTCCTGCCCGAAGGCAGCGAGCCGCTCACCGTGCAAGCGGCTGCGATCTGCCAGGAACGCGGGATTGCCCGTTGCGTGTTGTTGGCCAAACCGGCGGATGTCGAAGCCGTCGCCCGGGCTCAGGGCATCGTCCTGCCGCCGGGGCTGGAAATCCTCGATCCGGATCTGATCCGCGAGCGCTACGTCGAACCGATGGTCGCCCTGCGCAAGAGCAAAAGCCTCAACGCGCCGATGGCCGAACAGCAACTGGAAGACACCGTAGTGATCGGCACCATGATGCTGGCGCTGGATGAAGTCGACGGCCTGGTTTCGGGCATCATCAACACCACCGCCAACACCATCCGCCCGGCCTTGCAGCTGATTAAAACGGCGCCGGGCTGCACGCTGGTGTCGTCGGTGTTCTTCATGCTGTTTCCCGAAGAAGTGCTGGTCTACGGCGACTGCGTGATGAACCCGCACCCGAGCGCCAGCGAACTGGCCGAAATCGCCCTGCAAAGCGCCGACTCGGCCGCCGCGTTCGGCATCACGCCACGGGTGGCGATGATCAGTTACTCCAGCGGCGAATCCGCCACCGGCGAAGAAGTCGAGAAGGTTCGCGAAGCCACCCTGCTCGCCCACGAACAACAGCACTCGCTGCTGATCGACGGCCCGTTGCAGTACGACGCCGCCGCCAACGAAAACGTGGCCCGGCAACTGGCGCCGAACAGCCAGGTGGCCGGTCGCGCCACGGTGTTCGTGTTCCCCGACCTGAACACCGGCAACACCACCCACAAAGCCGTGCAGCGCAGCGCCGATTGCGTCAGCCTCGGCCCGATGCTGCAAGGCCTGCGCAAACCGGTGAACGACCTGCCGCGCGGCGCGCAGGTCGACGACATCGTCTACACCATTGCCCTGACCGCGATTCAGGCTGCCAATCGACCTCTGGATATCTGA
- a CDS encoding DUF3565 domain-containing protein: METALLAAISMGRDLLHKNEERTSLNKDLPESEQNPDRRDRLAPVTVTGFHQDEDGHWVAELSCGHTQHLRHLPPWQSRAWVLDATQRIEKIGQPFACGWCAQASVSDNLGD; the protein is encoded by the coding sequence ATGGAGACAGCCTTATTGGCGGCGATCAGCATGGGGCGAGACCTTTTGCATAAGAATGAAGAACGGACAAGTCTAAACAAGGATTTGCCCGAAAGCGAACAGAACCCGGACAGACGGGATCGATTGGCGCCCGTGACCGTCACCGGATTCCATCAGGACGAGGACGGCCACTGGGTCGCCGAGCTGTCCTGCGGCCATACCCAGCACCTGCGCCACCTCCCGCCCTGGCAGTCCCGGGCGTGGGTTCTGGACGCCACGCAACGCATTGAAAAAATAGGCCAACCCTTTGCTTGCGGTTGGTGCGCTCAAGCCTCGGTTAGCGATAACCTTGGCGACTGA
- a CDS encoding FKBP-type peptidyl-prolyl cis-trans isomerase, translating to MLIAANKAVSIDYTLTNDAGEVIDSSAGGAPLVYLHGAGNIIPGLEKALEGKEVGNELEVSVEPEDAYGEYAAELVSTLSRSMFEGVDELEVGMQFHASAPDGQMQIVTIRDLDGDDVTVDGNHPLAGQRLNFKVKVVAIRDASQEEIAHGHVHGEGGHHH from the coding sequence ATGCTGATCGCCGCCAATAAGGCTGTCTCCATCGACTATACCCTGACCAACGACGCTGGTGAGGTCATCGACAGCTCCGCCGGCGGCGCTCCGCTGGTCTACCTGCATGGCGCAGGCAACATCATCCCGGGCCTGGAAAAAGCCCTGGAAGGTAAAGAAGTCGGCAACGAGCTAGAAGTGTCCGTCGAGCCGGAAGATGCCTACGGCGAATACGCCGCTGAACTGGTCAGCACCCTGAGCCGCAGCATGTTCGAAGGCGTTGACGAGCTGGAAGTCGGAATGCAGTTCCACGCTTCGGCGCCGGACGGTCAGATGCAGATCGTCACCATCCGTGACCTGGACGGCGACGACGTTACCGTCGACGGCAACCACCCACTGGCCGGTCAGCGCCTGAACTTCAAAGTGAAGGTCGTTGCCATCCGTGACGCCAGCCAGGAAGAAATCGCTCATGGTCACGTCCATGGCGAAGGTGGCCATCACCACTGA